AGGCCCTGTCCCAGCGCGACGATCACGCCATCGCGCACGCCGATGTCGGCGTGGAAGGTGTCGGTGGCGGTGCTGATGCGGCCGTTGCGGATCGTCAGGTCGAATGCTGCGGTATCGGTCATGGGTATGGGGTTCCGCGCGAAAGAGGAGTCAGAGCGTTCCGGGATAGATGCCGCCGTCCAGCACCAGGTTCTGCCCCGTCATGTAGCCGGCGCGCGCGCCGCACAGAAAGGCGCAGGCGTCGCCGAATTCGGCGGGGTCGCCATAGCGTCCGGCAGGAATGCCCGCCAGCCGGGCGGCCAGCACGTCGTCCACCGTCTTGCCGCTGTCGCGCGCGCCGCGCTCGGCGGTCTGGCGCAGGCGGTCCGTCAGGAACGGCCCGGGCAGCAGGTTGTTGATCGTGACGCCGTGGCGCACGGTTTGGCGCGCCAATCCCGCCACGAAACCGGTCAGTCCGGCCCGCGCGCCGTTGGACAGGCCCAGGATGTCGATGGGCATCTTCACGGCGGCGGACGTGATGTTGACGATGCGGCCAAAGCGGCGCGCGATCATGCCGTCCACCGTCGCGCGGATCAGCGCAATGGGCGTCAGCATGTTGGCGTCCAACGCGGCAATCC
The DNA window shown above is from Achromobacter spanius and carries:
- a CDS encoding SDR family oxidoreductase, producing MDLGIKGKHALVCASSKGLGYACALSLAREGVNLVMAARTATTLDAAADAIRRETGASVVTVAADVTTEAGRQALLAACPEPDILVTNAGGPKPGDFREWSRDDWIAALDANMLTPIALIRATVDGMIARRFGRIVNITSAAVKMPIDILGLSNGARAGLTGFVAGLARQTVRHGVTINNLLPGPFLTDRLRQTAERGARDSGKTVDDVLAARLAGIPAGRYGDPAEFGDACAFLCGARAGYMTGQNLVLDGGIYPGTL